One genomic segment of Helianthus annuus cultivar XRQ/B chromosome 14, HanXRQr2.0-SUNRISE, whole genome shotgun sequence includes these proteins:
- the LOC110903867 gene encoding uncharacterized protein LOC110903867 isoform X1 — MAAAMDSGNRSFSGKSHRRSRRNPTVTGDAISCSSASRTAACVSFSTSLPKMMVMRMIDGDGGGGYLVSGSIWFESRLSSRFACRDSAWLWVQVHSSRLGQHRVDSFNTGSTQSTGQCQSTLVNEVKPVNTSG; from the exons ATGGCGGCGGCAATGGATTCCGGCAACCGTTCTTTCTCGGGTAAATCGCACCGTAGGAGTCGACGAAACCCGACTGTGACCGGAGACGCCATTTCTTGCAGTAGCGCCTCGCGTACGGCGGCGTGTGTATCCTTTTCGACAAGTTTACCG aagatgatggttATGAGGATGATTGACGGCGACGGTGGTGGCGGTTATTTGGTTTCAGGCTCGATTTGGTTCGAGTCACGTTTAAGTTCAAGATTCGCGTGTCGCGACTCAGCTTGGTTATGGGTTCAGGTTCACTCCAGTCGACTCGGTCAACACCGGGTCGACTCATTCAACACCGGGTCAACCCAGTCAACCGGTCAATGTCAGTCAACATTGGTCAACGAAGTCAAACCAGTCAACACATCAGGTTGA
- the LOC110903867 gene encoding uncharacterized protein LOC110903867 isoform X2, whose translation MAAAMDSGNRSFSGKSHRRSRRNPTVTGDAISCSSASRTAACVSFSTSLPMMVMRMIDGDGGGGYLVSGSIWFESRLSSRFACRDSAWLWVQVHSSRLGQHRVDSFNTGSTQSTGQCQSTLVNEVKPVNTSG comes from the exons ATGGCGGCGGCAATGGATTCCGGCAACCGTTCTTTCTCGGGTAAATCGCACCGTAGGAGTCGACGAAACCCGACTGTGACCGGAGACGCCATTTCTTGCAGTAGCGCCTCGCGTACGGCGGCGTGTGTATCCTTTTCGACAAGTTTACCG atgatggttATGAGGATGATTGACGGCGACGGTGGTGGCGGTTATTTGGTTTCAGGCTCGATTTGGTTCGAGTCACGTTTAAGTTCAAGATTCGCGTGTCGCGACTCAGCTTGGTTATGGGTTCAGGTTCACTCCAGTCGACTCGGTCAACACCGGGTCGACTCATTCAACACCGGGTCAACCCAGTCAACCGGTCAATGTCAGTCAACATTGGTCAACGAAGTCAAACCAGTCAACACATCAGGTTGA